DNA from Opitutales bacterium:
ACTCATCCTTGTTGGACTCGGTTTGTGATCTATAACCATAAGTTAATAAAATCAATAGCTGCTTTTCTCATTTCGAATGTTTCTTGATGAGCAACGTCATAACATTTGAGCTGCCATCCGTCGGGATTACCATTTTTTCGGTAAACAGCTTTGAGATAATCGTCTATTTTTAACAGTCCCAGCTCAGGAGTTAAAGGATCGTGTCTGCCTGCTAGTGACAAGTGGGCTCTTGGGGAAATTAACTCATTAATTGTACTTGTTGAAAAATACTTCATTAATGCAGGAACATAGTAATAAAAACCATGCCCTCCTAAGCCATCTGATTCGATTAGCGCTTCAAAGTCAGTCAAGCAACAAATATCAACACAGACTCTGATTCGACTATCTAATGCAGCCAACCACCAGGCCATTGACTTCCCATGGACATCCCAAGGGTTCCCAAGCGATTCGAATCTACATCCTCTCGACTTGTAAGATAATCAATTGCTTTCAGGCTATCAAAAACCATCATCCCCCACAATGTCTGGCTCTTCCATAACATTTCTTTGGCAACATCCATTTGACGCTTCTTTTTTCTCTCACCAAAGCACCATGAATCAATGCAAAGTACAGAATAGTTATTGGATATAAGTGGCTCCACATATGGGACATTATATAAATATTCTACTCCATCTATAAGTTCATTTTTACCTAAATCGTAATTACCTCCATGAGAGTGATTGTATAATACACAGGGAAGAGGTTCAGCTGCTTCGATCGGCTTAACAAATAAGGCTGTAACATGGTCTATACCATTGAGGTTCAACTTAAGGTGCTCAATGACTCTGTCCTTTGTTTTAATTATATCACACTGAATAAGCTTTATGGGCAAGTTTCGTGGAGGAAGATCTCCAAGTAAATGATACAACTGTTCTCGTTTTTTATCCATTGTTTATGCCTAACGCCGAAGTGCCCTGGTGGAGGCGTTAGCCGACATTGGGACCACTGGCTGGATATGGCCGAATGTCACTAAGTTGAGGCTGTTTCCTTCGATTTGTTAAGGGTTGAAAAAATGGGTTGGCAGCGACTTTTAGAGGGGCTTTTCGCAAAACTCAGCAGGCTGCTCGGGAGCGCTCAGTCAGTCAATGGGAAAGCCTCTTTGAAGAGGTCTTGCCGACCCATATTCTAGACGCTTTTTCAGAGCGCAAACGCACCTTTTGTTAGCGCAATACATTCAGGGTGTGGCTCGGACAGTTTTGGTCAGCGGGTGAGGGAGGAACTATGGCGAGCCTGCGTCATGCTTTGCGTGGTGCTCAGGCGATACAAGCCGGTAAAGGCACTTTGGTGTCTTCTGCATCGACATTGGCCTACGCTCAAGCGCGGGGGCGCCTGAAGACCGCACTCATTCAAGATGCCCATCAGCGCGTGCTCAATGCGCTCGGAGCGGGCGAGACCGTGTCTGGCTTTGATGGACATCGCATTCATTTGGTGGACTCAACCACGGTTGCTGCTGCTGATACCCCTGATACTCAAAAGTGTTTTCCTCAGAGTAGTCAGTGTGCACCAGGCTGCGGCTTTCCGCTCATACGCCTCACTGCTTTATTCGATCTGAACACCGGAGCGATCGAAACGAGTTCTGTCACAGACCAAAACACGAGCGAGATTACAGCAGCACTCTGCGATTTAATCCCACGAGTAAAGGTAGGCGAGATCTTGGTTGGAGACCGCGCATATAGCACCTACGGCATCTGCTCGCAGTTTCAAAAAAATGGGGCTTTCTTTATGATGCGCACCACAGACCAGCGCGTTAAGCACTACACGAATCTGGAACCCAATGAGTCTGGAGATCGGCTCGTGAAGCTCCGGCGACCTCAGAACCGGAACGAGGTCTGGACGCAGCAAAAATGGGCGCGTATACCCGCTTTTGTCCCTAATATCGCCTTCGAAAACGACTCGGGTCCGGCCTGGGCGGATGCTGCTCGCTTCAAGGACCTCCGAGAAAAGGTGGTCGAAGCTTTTCAGGGCCGCTTTGTCACGGAAGCAGGCTGGGTCGCGTGCGGCTCTCAGACGAGTTATGTGCTAGCGATTCACTTCGATCTTCTGAAGCCAGAACAAATCGCTGAGGCGGGGAGGAAGCTGGTTGAGGATATTGAAAATCGCGGCATGCACCTGGCAACAGGCTTTGTCGGGACGCCCTATCTTTTGGATGCTCTCGAAAAGACCGGGCACTTAGAAGTCGCCTATGCCTTGCTCGAACAGACTACTTTCCCCTCGTGGCTCTTCCCGGTGACCAATGGGGCGACAACAGTCTGGGAGCTTTGGGATAGTTGGACACCAGATAAAGGATTTAGCTCTACAGGGATGAACTCATTTAATCACTATGCGTTTGGTGCGGTGGCAGACTGGATTGTGCGCTCTGTGGGAGGGATTGATCTGGTTGAGGCTGAGCCCGGCTACGCCACTGTTGTCATTCGGCCGCGGCCCGGTGGGTCGATCACATGGGCTGAGACTTCGTTCCAGAGCGAGCGGGGAGAGATCAGCGTGAAATGGTCGCTCGCTTCGGACGGTCAGGCCCTCGACTTGGCTGTGATGATCCCAGAGAACGTCACGCCTCGCCTAGATTTGCCAGCGGAATGGGTTAGGGCGCCTGTTCTAAAGACGGGTTTCAACGAATTTACTCTGCAGCGGAATTAGGAGGTGTCTCGCGTGCTCCGTGGCTATCGAAGAATTCTGGGATATACTTAGCGCGAGCCAGCCGCCAGAAGACTAAGAAAAATGCGGTGAGTGGGATGGCTAGGACCATTCCCATGATCCCCTGCAGTGCTGTTCCCCAGAAGAAGACCGAGAATACAATCAGCATGGAAGACATCCCAGTCTGGTTGCCCATGATGCGTGGAGTCAGCACGTAGTCGGTGATGATTTGACCTAAAATAAACACGCCGGCAGCCATGCCAAGCAAGGCCATGCCACCTCCGTCTTGGAAGTAAGCTAAAGGGAGCATCGTGCCCAGGCCGATGACCATGCCCAGATAGGGGACAATATTCATGAGCCCCACGGCGAGTCCAATAACGAAACCGAACTTGAGACCAATCAGTGATAAGCCGATGGCGAGGATTACGCCGAGAATCAACCCGATGACGATCTGGCCGCGGAAGAACGCAACGAGGATTTCTGAAAACTGCTTCACCAAGAACACCACATCCTCCCTGCGCTCTTTGGGAAGAAAGGTGATCTGAGAATCTACATCTCCCCAAACGTCACGCCGACTGTCCAATATGAAAAATAGGTAGATGGGAATCACAGAGTAGGCTGCGAGAGATCCCAGCATGGAGCCGAAGGAACTACCCACGCCTCCAAGGATGTTGCCTGCCTGGAGCACGTATTCACGAATGGCTTCGGAGTTTTTTGAGATGGCTTCGGAGATGAGATCTTTCGAGCCTCCGTTACTCTGGATTTTTTCATTGAGCCAGGACCACAAGTCGGGGAAGCGCTCCTGGATGAACGCCAGAAAATTACCAAAGATCTCAGGAGATTCGCGTAATAGCTGTCCAATTTCGCGGATGAAGAGTGGGATGATCAAAAAGCCCAGAGTGGTTAGGCATAATAAAACCAATGAGTAAAAAACAATGATCGATTGTTGCTGATTGAGTCGGGTTTTGTCGTCGATGAGTCGGATGAGGGGCCTTAGGAGGTTTGCGATAATGGCAGCAATGACGAGAGGTAGGAGCACGCCCTGGAAGTTGATGAGGAAGTCTCTCATCAACATGAAGGTGAGATAGAGGACGATGGCTATTGCGGCAGCGGCAAGTGCGGTAAGGGCAAACGTGATGATGCGCTTCTGAAGTGGGGTGAAAAAGCTGTCCATGATGGCTAGAGCGTCGCGTTTATGAGATTTTGTCAGTTACTAATTTTCCGAATTTTGAGAGCGGAAGCGAGACGGGCTGATGCCACAGTGCGCTTTGAAACTCCGACTGAAGTGAGCGGCATTGCAAAAACCCAGTTCAGCGCTGATGTCCTCGATCGGCACGTCACTTTGAGTGAGTGCTTGTTCTGCTCGCTCCATGCGCAGTTTGTTGATGAGCGATCGAATCGTCATTTGAACTGCAGCTTTGAATCGGATTTCCAATGTACGCCTCGCGACATTTAGAGCAGTGCAGATTTCCGGTGTTCCAATCGAGCGGTGTAGATTATTTTGAATGAAAGCGATGGCCTCGCGTACGATTGTATCCTGCACAGCGAGCGCATCTGTACTTTTGCGGACAATGATGCCACCGGGCTCGATCATGCGATGGGTTAGCGATTCAGGATTTGTGTCTTCAATGAGTTCATGGAGACGTTTGGCACCTTCGTAGCCGATGTTTTCAAAATCGAAGTCTACGCTCGAAAGTGGGGCAGACTGGCATTCGCAGATCAAGAGGTTGTTATCCACGCCGAGGATGGAGACTGATTGCGGAATGGCGAGTTCGAGGGCGTCGCAGATCGAGGCCACCTCTGATGCATCTAGATCGCTGTTTCCCATGACCGCTAGGGGCTTGGATGTTGCGTCGAGCTCCAGGGAGAGATCTTCGTCATTGGCTTCGACGAGTCGCCTGGATTTTAGGCCATGTTGTTTCAGTGTCTCGTGAAATCCCTGCCAACGGAGGTCTGAGACTCGATTGCTGACACTGGTATAAAATAGAAACCTGCTGTGGCCTTGTTGCATAAGGTGTTCCGCGCCTAGTTTACCGATCGCGTAGTTGTCTGCGGTGACGCGATGCAAGGGTAAGTCACTGCGCCAGACAGATAGGTCGACCGTAGGTAAACTTGCATCTTTGACAAAGGCCTCTAGGGCTTCGTTGTCTGTTAATAGACAGAGTATACCGTCTGCCTTGTAGTTTTTGGGAAGCTCGAGTTTTTTTAGAAGCGACAGATCTAAGTGCCAGTTTTGCTCACGGGCGAAATTCACAACGCCTCGATGCAAAGAATAATCATAAGATCCGAGGAGAAGAATAATGCGGCGCATAGAAGACTCAGCTGCATTAGAAACGACGCAGATCTAGCGTGTAGGGAAACTCGTCTAAAGCAGGCTCGTTGGGTATTTCTTGTGCCTCCCCGGGGGAGTGACCGAAGGGTTGGAAACGGCTTAGGCGTCGCGACTCCGCTTCGTAGCTGTTCACGGGAAAAGTGTCATAGTTGCGGCCACCTGGGTGCCCAACATGATAGGTGCATCCGGCGACAGAGCGGCCATTCCAAGTATCAATCAGATCGAGCGTAAGCGGCGTATCCACGGGTATGGTCGGGTGGAGGCACTGGGACGGCTGCCAGGCACGGTAGCGCACACCGCCAACGAGCTGATCGCCTTGCCCTGTTGGTTTCATGGGGATCTTCTTACCATTGCAGGTCAGGATGTAGCGATCGCCATTGATCCCATCGGCGAGCACTTGAAGGCGTTCCACCGAAGAATCTACGTAGCGCACTGTGCCGCCTGAAGCGCCCTCTTCACCCATGACATGCCAGGGCTCCAAGGCATTACGTAGTTCAACATGGATACCCTCAAAATGAAATTCACCATAAAAGGGGAAGCGAAATTCCTTGTGCGCGAAAAACCAGTCCGTTTCGAATTCTAGACCGTCCGACCTGAGGTCATTAATGACCTCTAAGAAATCTTTCCATATAAAGTGTGGGAGCATCCATTTATCATGGAGCTGGTTGCCCCAGCGAGTCAGGCGATTCGGGAGGAAGGGCTTTTCCCAAAACTTTGCGATGAGTCCACGAATAATGAGTTGTTGGGCGAGGCTCATTCGCGCGTGCGGAGGCATTTCAAAACCCCTGAGTTCGACAAGTCCGAGACGCCCTGTCGAGCTGTCCGGCGAGTAGAGCTTGTCGATGCAGAATTCCGCACGATGGGTGTTGCCTGTGACATCAATGAGGAGATTGCGGAAAATACGATCAATCATCCAAAACTGGGGATCAGCGCCGAGTTGCTCGACTTCTTTGAACGCGATCTCCATTTCATACAACGAATCCATACGCGCCTCGTCGATGCGAGGGGCTTGGCTGGTTGGGCCAATGAACAATCCGCTGAATAAATACGATAGAGACGGGTGCTGATGCCAGTAAGCGACCATACTACGGAGCAGGTCTGGACGCCTCAAAAAGGGACTGTTGGCGGGCTGGCTGCCGCCCATCACGATATGGTTGCCACCCCCTGTGCCGGTATGGCGACCATCGATCATAAACTTGTTGGTTCCCAGGCGACACAGCCGAGCGTCTTCGTAAATGGAGGTGGTGCGCTCAACAAGTTCACGCCAAGAGCCTGCTGGGTTGATATTGACTTCGATGACTCCAGGGTCGGGGGTGATTTTAAAATGCTCAACCCGTGGATCGAAGGGAGGACGTTCCCCTTCGAGAACAATCGGCATGTTCAGCGCTGAGGCAGTGGCCTCGATTGCGTTCAGTAGGTCGAAGTAGTCTTCCGCGGTGGGAAGGGGAGGCATGAAGACAAAAAGCTTACCTCCTTTGGGCTCGATGCATAGTGCGGTGCGGACAATCCAGCCTGCGGATTCGCCCGGTTCGGGTGCCCTTTGTTCACGGGCCGCTTCGGTCGATCCTGAATCAAGTGACTGTGACTGAGGTCCGAAGTCGCCCTTGCTCCGTTTTTGAGTCAACTGATAGTCGAGCGCACGCTGATGATATTCTTTGTAGCGATTCTCGAAATCGGGCAGCGGTGAGGTATCGATGGTGGTGGGGTCCGGATTAACTACGTAAGGATAATCAGCGGTGCTGACCCAAGGCTGGGATTCTAGAGGAAGGCGCAAGCCGACTGGGGAATCACCTGGTATGAGATACAGATTCTCCTGTCTGAGGTGCCAGCCTCCGCTCACCCAAATTGGTTTGCTTTGTTGATATTGCCTTTGGACAGGCAGGACCCAGCCGCGCGGTGTTTCTAGGCCTTTTTCAAAGACTTCAGCGAGCCGAGTGCGCTCTTCTGGGTCCTCCAATTTACTGTCAAGCGGATCGACATTGCTGGGGAGTTTTCTCTCCTTCCAGATGTAATACCAGATATCCTCGTAAGCAGGGAGGGCGTGGTCAGCCTCAACTCCTAGGGATTCCGAAAGATGACGCACGAATTCCTCAGCATGCTCGATCCCGAATCCGTAGTCTGTCTCAACATCAGCTAAAAGGCTCGGATCTTTCCACAGCGGCACCCCATCTTTTCTCCAAAAGCACGAAAATGCCCAGCGGGGTAGGGACTCGCCGGGATACCATTTGCCTTGGCCGTGATGAAGGAAATACCCATCAGCATGACGGTCAGCCATGCGTTTGAGCAGTTGCTCGGATAGCGGCCTCTTTTGCGGTCCGACCGCGGATGTGTTCCATTCTTCACCTTCTTGATCGTCGATCGAAACAAAGGTAGGTTCACCTCCCATGGTAAGGCGCACATCGCCAGACTCGAGACGGGAATCGACTTGATCGCCCAGGGCTAGGAGGCGCTGCCAGGCATCATCGGAGTAGGGAAAGGTAGCCCTTGGAAGCTCCTTGATGCGCTGCACAGACATGTCGAAATAAAATTCTGTCTCGACCTGTTGTAAGGCGCCAGAGATCGGTGCTGCTGTAACGGGCGACGGGGTGCAGGCCAGGGGAATATGTCCCTCTCCAGTGAGCAGCCCTGACGTAGCATCGAGGCCAATCCAGCCTGCGCCAGGAAGATATACTTCTGCCCACGCATGCAGATCAGTGAAGTCATGGTCCGTGCCTGCGGGCCCATCGAGTGCCACTTCGTCGGGCTTAAGCTGGATCAGGTATCCAGATACAAAGCGCGCCGCGAGCCCGATAGAGCGCAAAATATTCACCATAAGCCAGGCTGAGTCTCGACAGCTTCCGGTGCGGCTTTCGAGCGTCGCTTCTGGTGTCTGTACGCCCGGTTCCATGCGTATGTTATATTGTATTTCGTCCTGAATCTTGCTGTTCAGTTCAACTAGGAAATCGATCGTCTTCTTTTTGTCCGTCTCTATGTTGCTGACCAAATACTTAAAGCGGTGGCCGATATCTACCGGTGGATTTAAGTAAGGCTGTAGCTCCTCAATCTGCTCCTGAGGGTAGTGAAACGGCATGCGCTCAGCGTAATCCTCCAGGAAAAAGTCGAAGGGATTGAACACGGAGAGCTCCGCGACGAGATCGACCTCGATTCGAAACTCGTTGACCTTTTCAGGAAATACGATCCGGGCTAGATGGTTCCCCTGAGGGTCTTGCTGCCAATTTATGAAGTGCTGCTCAGGCTCAATTTTGAGCGAATAGCTCTTGACTGCGGTTTTGCTGTGAGGTGCCGGGCGCAGTCGGACAGTTTGGGCACCCAGTGTAGTCGGTTGGATGTATTTATAGTGCGTGACGTGATTGATCGCGGCGAAAAGAGACATCTGCGTTAGCTAGGGTGGACATCAGTGCGAAGTACTTTCGTTAAGACTGCTTAATCCGATCGTGATGTAACTGACAAAGTAAATTATCGCGAAAGGGATGACTCCGTAGTTTCCGAAGTAGATTGCCAAAGCAACGGCGACCAAACAATACGCTCCGATCAATGTCTCAATCCATGGCTGCATCCCTTTCCGTAGGCGATATCCCTTTTTTCTTTGCGTGCCAGACTTAGGCGTGCGGATAAAAGATGACTGTTTCCCAATCAATGCTTCATACACTGCGCGGGAGTTGGATATCGAAATGCCAAAGCCTACCAGGATCAAAGCTGGCAAATTCTTGAATGCATAGCGCAGACTCCTTCGCTCAGAAGCCTTTTGAGAAATCACACAGCCCAGGCTCGGTCCAAGGGTTGCTAAAATGATCGGTGGAGCAGCGAATACCCAAATAGTACTCCCCCAGGTCGGGATAATCGCGAAAATCACAGGAATAGAAATGAGCGCCATTGCCATCATCGCAAAGTGGATAAAATAGTGCGTGAGATGAAATACCGACTGTAGCTTTTTCCAAAGACTAGCCTCTGATGACCAAACGCGGGGTAATATTTTTAATGCAGTCTGAATAGAGCCCTTCGCCCAGCGGAACTGCTGACTTTTCAGCGCTGTAAATGTGGCAGGAATCTCCGCGGGTGCGACCAAGTCCATGACATAATGCATCCGCCATCCCGCAATCTGGGCGCGGTAGCTAAGATCCATATCCTCTGTGAGTGTATCGGATTCCCATCCCCCTGCATCGTCTATCGCCTGTCTTCGCCAGACGCCTGCGGTACCATTAAAGTTTAAAAAGAGGCCATTCCAGGAGCGAGCCCCCTGCTCGATTAAAAAGTGAGCATCAATCCCGATGGCCAGCGCTCGAGTAAGCCAAGATTGCTGGGCATTTATATGGCCCCAGCGCGCTTGGACGAGTCCGACCTCCTTTTGTAGCATCAAGTGCGGTAGAGACTTTCTTAGAAAATCCGGCGTGGGGACAAAATCACTGTCAAATATCGCAACGAATGCTGCATCACTCTGATTGAGGCCATATTGCAAAGCGCCGGCCTTAAACCCTTCGCGAGTAGGGCGTCGCACTACGTCGATCCAGTGTCCATCTGCGTTGAGTTGAGCTGTGAGATCGTCTACGATTTGTACCGTTTCGTCATTTGAGTCATCCAAAACTTGGATCTGGTGCTTAGATAAAGGATAGTCGATTTCTGCGACCGCCCGTATCACGCGTTCAGCGACATTAGCTTCGTTGTAGAGCGGGATTTGAGTTAAGACTACGGGGAGGTCTTCCTCAGAAACCTCTTTATCGAATCTTACCTCTCGTTCCAGATCCGCGTTTAGAGCTCGCCTGCGCCCGCGCATGAAAAGTGCGACCATCGAGTAGCTATTCAAGCCGTAGACCATGAGAGTCAGACACAAAAAGCAATAGAGTGACCAGATGATGGTTGAATATATATCCATAGAGAAAATGAGGGAACCGAAAGAGAGCCGGAAGATTTAGAATATATTTCCAAGCAGCCTCTAGA
Protein-coding regions in this window:
- a CDS encoding transglutaminase family protein encodes the protein MSLFAAINHVTHYKYIQPTTLGAQTVRLRPAPHSKTAVKSYSLKIEPEQHFINWQQDPQGNHLARIVFPEKVNEFRIEVDLVAELSVFNPFDFFLEDYAERMPFHYPQEQIEELQPYLNPPVDIGHRFKYLVSNIETDKKKTIDFLVELNSKIQDEIQYNIRMEPGVQTPEATLESRTGSCRDSAWLMVNILRSIGLAARFVSGYLIQLKPDEVALDGPAGTDHDFTDLHAWAEVYLPGAGWIGLDATSGLLTGEGHIPLACTPSPVTAAPISGALQQVETEFYFDMSVQRIKELPRATFPYSDDAWQRLLALGDQVDSRLESGDVRLTMGGEPTFVSIDDQEGEEWNTSAVGPQKRPLSEQLLKRMADRHADGYFLHHGQGKWYPGESLPRWAFSCFWRKDGVPLWKDPSLLADVETDYGFGIEHAEEFVRHLSESLGVEADHALPAYEDIWYYIWKERKLPSNVDPLDSKLEDPEERTRLAEVFEKGLETPRGWVLPVQRQYQQSKPIWVSGGWHLRQENLYLIPGDSPVGLRLPLESQPWVSTADYPYVVNPDPTTIDTSPLPDFENRYKEYHQRALDYQLTQKRSKGDFGPQSQSLDSGSTEAAREQRAPEPGESAGWIVRTALCIEPKGGKLFVFMPPLPTAEDYFDLLNAIEATASALNMPIVLEGERPPFDPRVEHFKITPDPGVIEVNINPAGSWRELVERTTSIYEDARLCRLGTNKFMIDGRHTGTGGGNHIVMGGSQPANSPFLRRPDLLRSMVAYWHQHPSLSYLFSGLFIGPTSQAPRIDEARMDSLYEMEIAFKEVEQLGADPQFWMIDRIFRNLLIDVTGNTHRAEFCIDKLYSPDSSTGRLGLVELRGFEMPPHARMSLAQQLIIRGLIAKFWEKPFLPNRLTRWGNQLHDKWMLPHFIWKDFLEVINDLRSDGLEFETDWFFAHKEFRFPFYGEFHFEGIHVELRNALEPWHVMGEEGASGGTVRYVDSSVERLQVLADGINGDRYILTCNGKKIPMKPTGQGDQLVGGVRYRAWQPSQCLHPTIPVDTPLTLDLIDTWNGRSVAGCTYHVGHPGGRNYDTFPVNSYEAESRRLSRFQPFGHSPGEAQEIPNEPALDEFPYTLDLRRF
- a CDS encoding transposase, whose product is MASLRHALRGAQAIQAGKGTLVSSASTLAYAQARGRLKTALIQDAHQRVLNALGAGETVSGFDGHRIHLVDSTTVAAADTPDTQKCFPQSSQCAPGCGFPLIRLTALFDLNTGAIETSSVTDQNTSEITAALCDLIPRVKVGEILVGDRAYSTYGICSQFQKNGAFFMMRTTDQRVKHYTNLEPNESGDRLVKLRRPQNRNEVWTQQKWARIPAFVPNIAFENDSGPAWADAARFKDLREKVVEAFQGRFVTEAGWVACGSQTSYVLAIHFDLLKPEQIAEAGRKLVEDIENRGMHLATGFVGTPYLLDALEKTGHLEVAYALLEQTTFPSWLFPVTNGATTVWELWDSWTPDKGFSSTGMNSFNHYAFGAVADWIVRSVGGIDLVEAEPGYATVVIRPRPGGSITWAETSFQSERGEISVKWSLASDGQALDLAVMIPENVTPRLDLPAEWVRAPVLKTGFNEFTLQRN
- a CDS encoding AI-2E family transporter, which gives rise to MDSFFTPLQKRIITFALTALAAAAIAIVLYLTFMLMRDFLINFQGVLLPLVIAAIIANLLRPLIRLIDDKTRLNQQQSIIVFYSLVLLCLTTLGFLIIPLFIREIGQLLRESPEIFGNFLAFIQERFPDLWSWLNEKIQSNGGSKDLISEAISKNSEAIREYVLQAGNILGGVGSSFGSMLGSLAAYSVIPIYLFFILDSRRDVWGDVDSQITFLPKERREDVVFLVKQFSEILVAFFRGQIVIGLILGVILAIGLSLIGLKFGFVIGLAVGLMNIVPYLGMVIGLGTMLPLAYFQDGGGMALLGMAAGVFILGQIITDYVLTPRIMGNQTGMSSMLIVFSVFFWGTALQGIMGMVLAIPLTAFFLVFWRLARAKYIPEFFDSHGARETPPNSAAE
- a CDS encoding substrate-binding domain-containing protein, whose protein sequence is MRRIILLLGSYDYSLHRGVVNFAREQNWHLDLSLLKKLELPKNYKADGILCLLTDNEALEAFVKDASLPTVDLSVWRSDLPLHRVTADNYAIGKLGAEHLMQQGHSRFLFYTSVSNRVSDLRWQGFHETLKQHGLKSRRLVEANDEDLSLELDATSKPLAVMGNSDLDASEVASICDALELAIPQSVSILGVDNNLLICECQSAPLSSVDFDFENIGYEGAKRLHELIEDTNPESLTHRMIEPGGIIVRKSTDALAVQDTIVREAIAFIQNNLHRSIGTPEICTALNVARRTLEIRFKAAVQMTIRSLINKLRMERAEQALTQSDVPIEDISAELGFCNAAHFSRSFKAHCGISPSRFRSQNSEN
- a CDS encoding glycosyltransferase, producing the protein MDIYSTIIWSLYCFLCLTLMVYGLNSYSMVALFMRGRRRALNADLEREVRFDKEVSEEDLPVVLTQIPLYNEANVAERVIRAVAEIDYPLSKHQIQVLDDSNDETVQIVDDLTAQLNADGHWIDVVRRPTREGFKAGALQYGLNQSDAAFVAIFDSDFVPTPDFLRKSLPHLMLQKEVGLVQARWGHINAQQSWLTRALAIGIDAHFLIEQGARSWNGLFLNFNGTAGVWRRQAIDDAGGWESDTLTEDMDLSYRAQIAGWRMHYVMDLVAPAEIPATFTALKSQQFRWAKGSIQTALKILPRVWSSEASLWKKLQSVFHLTHYFIHFAMMAMALISIPVIFAIIPTWGSTIWVFAAPPIILATLGPSLGCVISQKASERRSLRYAFKNLPALILVGFGISISNSRAVYEALIGKQSSFIRTPKSGTQRKKGYRLRKGMQPWIETLIGAYCLVAVALAIYFGNYGVIPFAIIYFVSYITIGLSSLNESTSH